The Mycobacterium avium subsp. avium genomic sequence CGCTCGTCGGGAACGCCGATCACCGCGTTGTCGGCGACGGCGGGGTGCGCGGCGAGCGCGTTCTCCACCGCGCGCGGGTAGACGTTCTCCCCGCCGGAGATGATCATGTCGTCCTCCCGGCCGACGATGAACAGTCGGCCGGCGTTGTCCAGGTAGCCCATGTCGCCGGTGCTGGTCATGCCGTCGACGACGGTCTTCCCGCCGCCGTCGGTGTAGCGGGTGCCGGCCAGCTCGCCGCCGACGAAGATGCGCCCGGTCACCCGCGGGCCGACCGGCCGGTTGTTGCGGTCCAGGATCCGCACCGGGCAGCCGGCGACGGGTTTCCCGACGGTTTCCGGGGCGTCGCGCAGGTCCGCCGGTGTCGCCAGCGCCCCGATGCCCACCTCGGTGGAGCCGTAGCCGTTGTAGAGGATGTCGCCGTAGGTGTCCATGAACCGCTGTCCCAGCGTGGGATCGAGTCGGTCGCCGCTGGACATCACGACACGCAACTGCGGCAACGGATTTCGCGCCCGCACCCGCGGCGGCAGCTCGAGGATGCGGGCCAGCACCACCGGAACTGCGGTGAAGGCGTCGGCCCGGTGCAGCGAGGCCTGGGCCAGCGCGGCTTCGGCGTCGAAATGGCGATGGGTCAGCACCGTGCCGCCCAGGGCGATGGTGAGCATCAGCATGCCCAGGCCCAACCCGTGAAACATCGGCATTGCCACCGAGATTCGCGATCCGGTGCGCAGCCGGGTGCGGTCCAGGATGGTAACCCACACCCCCACCGCGGAGCGCAGCCGCGGGGCGCGCGGCACCCCCTTGGGTTTCCCGGTGGTCCCCGAGGTCAGCAGCACGATCCGGCCGGGCGCGGCGACGGCCGGTCGCCCGCCGCTCTCCTCGGCGCCGGCGGTGGCCGGGTCGATGACGGCGACCGCGTCGTCGGCGGCCGCGATCCGCTCGGCGAATTCGTTGTCGGCCACCACCGTCGAGATGTGGTGGGCGCGCAGCGCGGCCGCCAGCGCGTCACTGCGGAACTCGGTGCTGATCGGGACGACGTCGGCGCCGAGCAGGGTAACCGCGAAAACCGCTGTGACAAAACCGCGTCCGTTGCGGCACATGACCCCGACCGCCCGGCCGAGCGCGACGCCGTCGCGGGTCAACCGCCGCGCCAGCGATTCGGTGGCGCGCTGCAGCTCGCGGTAGGACAGCGCGCCGTCGTCGTCGATGATCGCGGTGCGGCCCGGCCAGCGGGCCGCGGTGACCGCCAACAGCGTGTAGGGGTTGGTGCCGCCGCGGCTCGCCTCGCGAAGCAGCCGCAGAACCGCCCGCGGCGAGGGTGGGTTGAGCAGACCGGAGCGCACCAGCGCCCGGGCGGCGGTGGGCGCCACCCGTTCAGCGCTCACGGCCGGCCTCCTCGGCGTCGGTGAAGAACCGGCGATGCCACAGCCGTGCGGCGCGGTCCGCCGGGCCGGCCAGCAGCACCGAGGCCAGCTCGGCCGGCAGCACCCAGGGCGGCTCGAGGGTGCGCGGCCGCTCGATGACGGCCTTGGCGATGACGTCGGCCGCCTGGTCCGGTGACAGGCCGGGCAGCCGGCCCAAAACCGGTGTGGGCGCGATCATCCGGGTCCGGACCAACGCGAAGTAGACCGTGCTGACGTGCACGCCGTCGGCGTGCAATTCGGGGGCCACGCTGCGCAGCCACCGGTCGAAGGCTCCCTTGGACGCCTGGTAGGCGCCCCACTGCGGACCCGGCACCACCCGCACCCCGACGCTGGACACGTTCACGACGTGCCCGCGGCCGTTGTCGCGCATGGCCGGTAACAGCCCGAGCAGCAACCGGACCGGCCCCAGGTAGTTGACGTCGATGGTGCGCTGGAAGTCGTGCGGCCGGTCGTACTGGTGATGCAGCGAGCGGCGCAGCGACTTGCCGGCGTTGCTCACCACGACGTCGAGCGGGCCGTGCTCCTCGGTGATCTGTTTGGTCAGGGCGCTCACCGCGGATTCGTCGGTGAGGTCGGTCGGGTAGGCGACCGCCCGCCCGCCGCCGGCGTTGATCGCCGCCGTCAGCTCGCCGAGCCGCTCCTCGGAGCGGGCGACCACCAGCACCGTCGCGCCGGCGGCGGCCGGGCGGCGCGCGGTCGCCTCGCCGATGCCGTAGGAGGCGCCGGTCACCAGGACCGTCCTGCCGCCGACGGCGCCGCGCAACCGGTCCGGGTCCGACACCCGCGCCGGGTTGGCCACCCGGTCGGCCACCGTGTTGAGGACCTTGTCGAGGGCCTGCGCTATTGCGTTCACCTTCGCCGCCGCATTCGTTCGAGCCGCCTGAACCACAAGTAGCAGACCACATCCCGGCCGGCCGTCGTGCCCCGGCCCGGATGTTCGCCGAATGCCGGTGCGGCGCACCCGCGCCCGGGGGATGGGCACACCCGCCGGATGCGCGCCGCGCGCAACCGATCTCAGCCGTCCGCCCGGGCGGCGGCGCATTTATGAGAACACGGTAATTTCAGCGTTTCCTGGGTTTAAGCGGCGTGTCGGCTGGGCACAATGGCGACATGTTGGCACGCCATGTCATTCGTTCTCTCGGTTCAGCACTAGTTATGGCAGCCTCGGGTGTGGCCGCGTCGGCGGTGTCCGGTTCGGTCATCCCCACCGCTGCGGCCCAATGTCCGGACGTGCAAGTGGTCTTCGCGCGGGGCACCGGTGAAGCCCCCGGCGTCGGCCCCACCGGACAGGCCTTCGTCGACGCCCTGCACCAACGCGTGGGGGGCCGCTCCTTCGACGTCTACCCGGTCAACTACCCGGCCACCGATCAGTGGGACACAGGCATCGACGGCATCCGGGACGCCGGCGCACACGTCGTCTCGATGGCCCACGACTGCCCCAACACCAAGATGGTGCTCGGCGGCTACTCGCAGGGCGCGGCCGTGATGGGCTTCGTCACCTCGCCGGCCGTGCCCGACGGCATCGACCCGGCCACCGTGCCCAAACCCCTCACCCCGGACGTCGCCAACCACGTCTCCTCGGTCGTGCTGTTCGGCATGCCCAACGTGCGCGCGATGAACTTCCTCGGCGAACCGCCCGTGGTCATCGGTCCGCTCTTCCAGGACAAGACCCTCAAGGTGTGCGCCACCGAGGACCCGGTGTGCTCGGACGGCATGAACTTCGCCGCCCACGACACCTACGCCGACGACGGCGCCATGATCGACAAGGGCGTCTCCTTCGCCTCCAGCCACCTCGGCCTCGGCGGTCCCGGCGCGGCGTCGGTCGCCTCCGGGCACGGCAATTTCGGGGAGTGAGCGCACCGCGGGCCGCTAGTCCCCGATGAACCCCTTGGTGCGCATCAGCGCGTCGGCCAGATATCCGTCGTGCGGGAGGCCCGGGGCGGTCGACCACGTCGGGCGCCCGCGGTAGACGCTGCCGATGGTCGGCTCGGCGACCAGGGCGTCGATCAGTGTGTCGTCGCCGGTGATCGCGGTGACCACCAGTGAGCGCCGCAGCGGCGCGAGCGCCGCGGCCCGCCCGCCCTCGCGCGACCAGCCCGTCACCCACACGCACGGGAAGGGCAGCTCGAGGTTGAGCAGTTCCGGGTCCGGCTCGGTCAGCACGTGTACGGCCGGGCGCAGCGCGGCCTGCCCGCCGCCGAGGTCGGCGACCACCTGGTCGGCCCCCAGCAGCGGCGTCGCCCCGGCGGCCTTGGCCGCCAGGTAGTTCGCCAGGGTGCGCGCCCGCGGCAGCGGCAGGGTCGGCAGCATCGCCCGCTCGTCGTCGGCGGGCAGCGGCTCGATCGCGGCGAGCCGCTCCGCGACGGCCGCGGCCAGCGGCGCCGGATCACCCTCGTAGAGCACCGCGGTGGCGTTGACGCACGCCATCCCGCCGTGGCGGGCGACCGAGTCGACGACGACGTCGAGGCACTCCCGCCAGTCCTGCTCGGCGGTGATGACGATCTTGCTGCGGCCGGGGCCGTTCACGATCACCGCCGGATCGGCGGCGTACTTGTCCACCACGCGTTGCCCGCCGTACACCATGGCCAGGTCGGCCGAGGCGATGATCTCGTCGGCCCCGGCGTGGTCGGTGGGCAGGTAGACGACGTCGTGCGGGCGAAATCCCGCCTGCCGCAACGCCGTCACCAGCCGGTGCCCGGTCAGCGGCTCGCGCCGCGAGGGGCGCACCGCCACCCGGTAGCCCAGCGCCAGCACCTGCGGCCACAGCCCGTGCACCCCGGGCCCGTTTCCGGCGGCATGCACGGCGAACACCTCGCCGCGCCGCACCCACAGCGCACCGCCCCCACGGACGCGCGGCTCGCGCCAGTCCGGCACCGCCCCAGCCGGCCGCGCCGAGGCCACCGCGTCGAACGCGCCGGCCAGGCCGTCGGCCACACCGCGCGCCGCGGCGCGGGTGATCGCCACGGGCAACCCCGAAATCCGGGCGGCCAAACCGGCGTACGCCTCGAAATCGAGTCCGGCGATCACCCCGTCGGTGAACACCTCGGCGGCCCGCGACAGCGCCGCCCGCCGGTCGGCGGGCGGCAGCGGCGCGGCCTTGCGTTGCGCACCGAGCGTGCGCGAAACATACAGCGGCGGAACGAGACTCAGTCGCGCGACGGCCACCCCGGCGGTGGTGGTGACGGTTTCGGTGTTGCGGGTCCGGTAGTCGCCGTCGGGTCCTAGCGCATCAAGATACAGAAGATCGCCTGCGCTGCAAGGGTTTTCATCCGTCACGCTCAGTACACGCCCTCGATGACGGTCTCACCCTCGAAGCTTTGCACGGGCCGCACCTCGCTGAGCGAGTCGCTGAGCTCACCCGCCGGGCCGGGCCTGCGGACGGCCAGGTCGCGCTCCAGGTTGTTCGGGATGAACATGGTCCTGCTGAGGTGGTGCATCACCACCTGCCCGGGCTGCCCGTAGCGCACCCGTTCGCCGGTGTCGGGGTCGACCACCCAGAACACGACGTAGGGGGTGCGGGGGTCGAAGACGAACGTATCGCCGTCGGTGCGGGTGACCGCCTGCGAGAGCACCATGGTGCTGCCGAAGGCCATGGTGATCGTGGTCCGCGGGAAGATGCCGCGCAGCAGGTCGAGGGTGTCGGCGTCAACGTGCGCGCCGCTGAGCAACAGGTAGCCGATCTTGGCGTCGACCAGCT encodes the following:
- a CDS encoding SDR family NAD(P)-dependent oxidoreductase, whose amino-acid sequence is MNAIAQALDKVLNTVADRVANPARVSDPDRLRGAVGGRTVLVTGASYGIGEATARRPAAAGATVLVVARSEERLGELTAAINAGGGRAVAYPTDLTDESAVSALTKQITEEHGPLDVVVSNAGKSLRRSLHHQYDRPHDFQRTIDVNYLGPVRLLLGLLPAMRDNGRGHVVNVSSVGVRVVPGPQWGAYQASKGAFDRWLRSVAPELHADGVHVSTVYFALVRTRMIAPTPVLGRLPGLSPDQAADVIAKAVIERPRTLEPPWVLPAELASVLLAGPADRAARLWHRRFFTDAEEAGRER
- a CDS encoding aldehyde dehydrogenase family protein; amino-acid sequence: MTDENPCSAGDLLYLDALGPDGDYRTRNTETVTTTAGVAVARLSLVPPLYVSRTLGAQRKAAPLPPADRRAALSRAAEVFTDGVIAGLDFEAYAGLAARISGLPVAITRAAARGVADGLAGAFDAVASARPAGAVPDWREPRVRGGGALWVRRGEVFAVHAAGNGPGVHGLWPQVLALGYRVAVRPSRREPLTGHRLVTALRQAGFRPHDVVYLPTDHAGADEIIASADLAMVYGGQRVVDKYAADPAVIVNGPGRSKIVITAEQDWRECLDVVVDSVARHGGMACVNATAVLYEGDPAPLAAAVAERLAAIEPLPADDERAMLPTLPLPRARTLANYLAAKAAGATPLLGADQVVADLGGGQAALRPAVHVLTEPDPELLNLELPFPCVWVTGWSREGGRAAALAPLRRSLVVTAITGDDTLIDALVAEPTIGSVYRGRPTWSTAPGLPHDGYLADALMRTKGFIGD
- a CDS encoding AMP-binding protein; the protein is MSAERVAPTAARALVRSGLLNPPSPRAVLRLLREASRGGTNPYTLLAVTAARWPGRTAIIDDDGALSYRELQRATESLARRLTRDGVALGRAVGVMCRNGRGFVTAVFAVTLLGADVVPISTEFRSDALAAALRAHHISTVVADNEFAERIAAADDAVAVIDPATAGAEESGGRPAVAAPGRIVLLTSGTTGKPKGVPRAPRLRSAVGVWVTILDRTRLRTGSRISVAMPMFHGLGLGMLMLTIALGGTVLTHRHFDAEAALAQASLHRADAFTAVPVVLARILELPPRVRARNPLPQLRVVMSSGDRLDPTLGQRFMDTYGDILYNGYGSTEVGIGALATPADLRDAPETVGKPVAGCPVRILDRNNRPVGPRVTGRIFVGGELAGTRYTDGGGKTVVDGMTSTGDMGYLDNAGRLFIVGREDDMIISGGENVYPRAVENALAAHPAVADNAVIGVPDERFGHRLAAFVVLHPGSGVDAAQLHDYLKDRVSRFEQPRDINIVASIPRNPTGKVLRKELPG
- a CDS encoding cutinase family protein, encoding MLARHVIRSLGSALVMAASGVAASAVSGSVIPTAAAQCPDVQVVFARGTGEAPGVGPTGQAFVDALHQRVGGRSFDVYPVNYPATDQWDTGIDGIRDAGAHVVSMAHDCPNTKMVLGGYSQGAAVMGFVTSPAVPDGIDPATVPKPLTPDVANHVSSVVLFGMPNVRAMNFLGEPPVVIGPLFQDKTLKVCATEDPVCSDGMNFAAHDTYADDGAMIDKGVSFASSHLGLGGPGAASVASGHGNFGE